A window of the Citrus sinensis cultivar Valencia sweet orange chromosome 9, DVS_A1.0, whole genome shotgun sequence genome harbors these coding sequences:
- the LOC127899653 gene encoding uncharacterized protein LOC127899653: protein MADMFVKQAKQYAEARPNYPEELFKFIASKTPKHELAWDVGTGSGQAAASLAPIYKNVIATDTSPKQLEFAIKLPNIRYQLTPPTMSITELEQNVATQSSVDLVTIATALHWFDLPQFYKQVKWVLKKPNGVIAAWTYYWPEINESVDAVFKSFHSVDYEPFREPQHKLVENKYMSIDFPFEPVDGVDNTGSFDQFVLEKLMDLDDYLTFIRSSSGYQTAKNRGVELLTDNMMEKFKVAWNSDGQSKKVARFPLYLRIGKVEN from the exons atgGCAGATATGTTCGTTAAGCAGGCAAAGCAATACGCGGAAGCACGACCAAATTATCCAGAAGAATTGTTCAAATTCATTGCCTCTAAAACACCCAAACACGAGCTTGCATGGGACGTCGGCACCGGAAGCGGCCAGGCCGCTGCATCC CTTGCACCAATCTACAAGAATGTCATTGCTACAGACACAAGCCCAAAACAGCTAGAATTCGCAATAAAGCTCCCCAACATTCGGTATCAACTTACTCCTCCAACCATGTCCATAACTGAGCTTGAACAAAATGTGGCAACACAATCAAGTGTAGATCTAGTGACAATTGCTACAGCACTACATTGGTTTGACTTGCCTCAATTTTACAAACAAGTAAAATGGGTACTCAAAAAACCTAATGGAGTAATAGCGGCATGGACCTACTACTGGCCCGAAATCAACGAGTCCGTAGATGCAGTTTTCAAGTCATTTCACTCCGTTGATTATGAGCCATTTCGGGAACCACAACATAAATTGGTGGAGAACAAGTACATGAGCATCGATTTTCCATTTGAGCCTGTAGATGGGGTGGATAATACGGGGTCGTTTGATCAGTTTGTTTTAGAGAAGTTGATGGATTTAGATGATTACTTAACGTTCATACGGTCAAGTTCAGGTTATCAGACGGCTAAGAACAGGGGTGTTGAGCTTTTGACAGACAATATGATGGAGAAGTTTAAAGTTGCTTGGAATTCAGATGGCCAGAGTAAAAAGGTTGCTCGATTTCCACTTTATCTGAGAATTGGAAaagtagaaaattaa